One stretch of Gopherus flavomarginatus isolate rGopFla2 chromosome 2, rGopFla2.mat.asm, whole genome shotgun sequence DNA includes these proteins:
- the LOC127045386 gene encoding lymphocyte antigen 6E-like isoform X1, with amino-acid sequence MKAFLLPLLAGILCVEQAHSLVCFTCSEASSNWGCLAPATCPSDANYCVTTYLGAGIGGRSGQSISKGCSSVCPSVGINIGILAASISCCSSFLCNISGATSVKVSYSVLAMAILASFVYIRAGL; translated from the exons ATGAAGGCTTTTCTTCTCCCCCTGCTTGCTGGGATTCTGTGTGTGGAGCAAG CTCACTCACTGGTCTGCTTCACCTGTAGTGAAGCGTCCTCCAACTGGGGTTGTCTGGCACCAGCTACATGTCCCAGTGATGCAAACTACTGTGTGACCACGTACCTTGGTGCAGGAATTG GTGGACGTTCCGGGCAGAGCATCTCCAAGGGGTGTTCTTCAGTTTGTCCCAGTGTTGGGATAAACATTGGGATACTAGCTGCCTCTATTTCCTGCTGCAGTTCTTTCTTGTGCAACATCAGCGGGGCCACCAGTGTGAAAGTCAGCTACTCCGTGCTGGCCATGGCGATCTTGGCCAGCTTCGTCTATATCAGGGCTGGACTGTGA